TTGAAATTACTCAAGACCACTTTAGATAATTTTTTGGTGTTCAGGAACAATGATTTCATATCACCACCCAAAAAGTTTTCTACGCAAGCATCGGTATGTTTTACAAATTGGGTTTTTAACATAGTACGGAATCCTTTGTCTTTTAGGTTTTCCATAAATATATTAACCATCGGAGCGGTTTCACCTACAATGCCGGAGTCTAACAAAAATACAGCGCCTTTTCCGTCAAAACTTTGTGTAGGAATACCGGTAGCTTCGATATTGTCTTTTGAATTAATCAAAATAGGAATACTCAAATAGCTGTTTAAAGGATCTAATCCAGAACTTTTTCCGTGAAAAAAGCTTTCCATTTGAGAAAATATAGTTTTAAGTTTTAGTAATTTTTCACGAGTCAAATTCTCTAAAACGGTAATTTTATGTTGTGCATATTTATCATAAATAGCGGCTACTAATGCGCCACTACTGCCTACACCATATCCTTGTGGAATACTGGAGTCAAAAAACATTCCTGAGGCAACATCATTTTTTAAAGCGGTAATGTCAAAAGTAACTAAGTCAGGTTGCTCGTTTTGCAGGTTTTCTAAATACACCACAAAGCGTTTCAAATGCCCATTAGATTCAATCGCTTCTGGAGAAGGATTTTCTTCTCTTTTTAGCGCACCATTGTAAAAATTATATGGAATGGAAAGCCCTTTTGAGTCTTGGATAATTCCGTATTCTCCAAAGAGTAATATTTTTGAATAAAATAAAGGTCCTTTCATAATTGAAATGAGGTGTTAATAGTAGCTTTGACTTTATGAACTAAAGATATGAAAAATTTAGTTTCGAATTGCGCCAATTCCAATTTCGTCACAAATGTACTGACCATTTTGACAATAGCCAACTAATTCGTCCTTAATAAATTGCAATACTTTTTCTTGGCTGCTTTTTGGATACAAAACATGCACATTTGCTCCAGCATCTAGAGTGAAACAAACTGGTGTTTTGGTTTCATTTCGGAACTTCCAAATGGCATTAATAATCTGCAAGGTGTTGGGTTTCATTAATATAAAATACGGCATCGAAGTCATCATCATCGCATGCAATGTCAGTGCTTCACTTTCAACCACTTTTATAAATTCCTCTAAGTTTCCGCTTTCAAAAATAGGAATAAGTGTATCTAAATTTTCGTGTGCTTGCGCAAATCGCCTTTCGGCAAAAGGATGGTTGTGCATCAAATCATGACCCACAGTACTCGAAACTTGTTTTTCGCCTTTGTCAACAAGCAAAATAGTATCTTGAAACTGCTTGAAATTATCATGAATAGCATACGGATATTCTACTCCAAACAAATCAGAACTTCCTTCAATATTAGCTTGATTTCCCCAAACAACAACACTTCCTTTTACACTTCTACAAGCACTTCCAGAACCTAAACGAGCCAAAAGTGATGCTTTTTGATAAAAATAATCGTCAGTCATTGCTGGATTTAAAGCTTTTTCTACACTCATTAAATTCATTGCCAAAGCGGCCATTCCCGAAGCAGAAGATGCTATTCCAGAACTATGCGGAAAAGTATTTTCAGTGTCAATCGTGAAATGATAGTCTTTCAAAAACGGCATATAGATTTCAATGCGTTCTAGAAATTTCTGAATTTTTGGTTTGAATTCTTCTTTCGGTTTTCCTTCAAAAAGTAAATCAAATGAAAAATTTCCTGTATTTATTTTTTTGGCGAAAGCCAATTTAGTTATCGTTTTACAAGTATTCAAGGTAAAACTCACCGAAGGATTTGCAGGAATCTGATTGTCTTTTTTGCCCCAATATTTTACAAGTGCAATATTGCTGGGTGCGCTCCATTGAAAATTTCCGCTTTCTATGGTTTGAGAATATTTTGATGGAATAAAATCGGTTGCTGCAATCATAAATAATAAAATTTTTGCAAAGATACCTTTTTTGATTTATTTGTTAATTCGTTTAGTTGGTTAATCGGCGAAAATATTTCCTAAATTTGGGCAAATAACCATATAAGTAATTTAAGTCTATCAAAGGCTTTATTTAACATCAATAATCTTTTTTAAACCATTTAGGAATTAAGGTTCATTAAGGAATAGTATCTTTTTTTTAATTTATTGATGGCTAGAATTGGAAAGTTTATAAAAGAATTAATAAACTTATATTTTCTTAAATTACTTATATGGTTTTAAAAAAAATCTTCTATTTTAAAAAAAATAAAAATGAATAAAATCACCAGAATAATTCTTGTCGTTGTTGTGTGTCTTTCTATTGGTTATATGTCGGGTGTAGTTACTCGTTCTGCAATAACTACTTGGTATCCTACTTTAGTAAAACCAAGTTTTAATCCGCCAAATTGGGTTTTTGCACCTGTTTGGACTTTGCTTTATCTTATGATGGGCGTGGCTGCAGGATTGGTTTGGGATAAAATAAATCTGGATAAAGAGATCGTAAAAAAAGCTTTGTTTTTCTTTGCGATTCAACTGGCGCTAAATGCGTTGTGGTCGTATTTATTTTTTGGATTGCACAACCCGATGTTAGCGGGTCTTGAAATCATTATTTTATGGTTAATGATTTATGAAACACAGATTCAGTTTGCTAAAATCAATACTATAGCGGGTTATTTATTAGTGCCGTATCTGGCTTGGGTAAGTTTTGCAGCGGTTTTGAATGGGAGTATTTGGTGGTTGAATAGATAGTTTTATGCAATAGCATTCGCAACAATAAATCCACTAGTCCAAGCATTTTGGAAATTAAATCCGCCAGTAATAGCATCGATATTCATAATTTCTCCAGCAAAATAAAGGTTTTCATGCAGCTTACTTTCCATAGTTTTGAAATTTATTTCCTTTAAATCAATTCCGCCTGCGGTTACAAATTCTTCTTTGAAGGTACTTTTTCCGTTGACCTGAAAAGTGCCGTTTGTCAATTGATTGGCTAGATTTTGCAATTGAATTTTAGATAAATCTGCCCATTTGGTTTCAGCTTCAATTCCAGAGGCAAGCACCAAACTTTCCCACAAACGATTTGGAAAGTCAAAGGGAGACTTTTTAGAAACTGCTTTTTTAGCATGTTCCAGTTTTAAGTCTTTTAATAATTTTTCGGCATCTTCTTTATCAAGATCATTCAGCCAATTCACATAAATAGTAAACTGATAATTTTTGTCGTGCAAAATGCGAGCGCCCCAGGCTGATAATTTCAAAATTGCCGGTCCACTCATTCCCCAATGTGTAATTAATAAAGGACCAGTTGAACTGAGTTTGGTATCTTTTACTTTTACGGCTACTTGTGCTGCAACTCCTGGTAATTCTTTTATTCGGGAATCTTTGATGTTAAAGGTAAATAGGGAAGGGACAGGCGTTACGATGGCGTGTCCAAAAGTTTGTAACATTTCCCAAATTTTCGGATTACTTCCAGTCGCTAGAATTAATTTTTCGGCTACATAATTGTTGTTTTGGGTTTCAATTTTCCAGAAATTTTCTCCCGAAACTTCTGGATTGAAAATGGATTGTACACTTTGTCCCGTTAGGATTTCGATTCCTAGTTTGTGACTTGCTTGCAAAAAGCAATCAATAATAGTTTGTGATGAATTCGATTCTGGAAACATGCGTCCGTCTTCTTCAATCTTCAATGCAACGCCATGGTTGCTGAACCATTCAATTGTATCGCCAGAGCAAAATTGATGAAAAGGACCACGCAATTCTTTTTCCCCACGAGGATAAAATTTAACCAATTCGTTGGGTTCAAAACAAGCATGAGTTACATTACAACGACCACCGCCTGAAACACGAACTTTGCTCAATACTTCTGCACCGCGTTCTAAAATAGCTACTTTTAATTTTGGATTTTTCTCCACAATATTAATTGCTGTAAAAAATCCTGCAGCACCTCCGCCAACTATTATAATGTCAAAATTCTGGTTCATATTCTATCAGGGAAATCTGTTATGATTGCGTTTACGTTGAATGATTTTATTTTCTGGATAGCTGCTGTTTCGTTTATTGTCCAAGGAATAACGTGTAATCCGAGTGCTTGTATTTGAGCAGAATTCTCTTTGGTTAACAAATGAAAATCAGGATGAATAGCTGTTGCTTTTACCAATATGGCGAAAGAAATAGCCAGTTCTAAATTTTTTTCTGTCAAAACTCCAATCGGGATATTTTGATTCAAAAGCCGAATTTCTTCTAAAGCATTCCAATCAAAACTGGAAATTAAAAAATCAGTATAGTTCCAATTTTGTTCTAAAATATAGTTCTCAATTAGGTGAACAACCGGTTTTGCAGTCTGGTTTCCTTTGAGTTCAATATTGATAAAACAGCGTTTGTTAACTAGATCAAAAACTTCTTTCAGCGTTGGAATTTCATATTCTTTTTCTATTCGGACTGTTTTTAATTCGTGTAAAGATAAGGCATTTACTAAGCCTTTTCCATCGGTGGTTCGGTCTATTGTTTCGTCATGAATAACAATAATTTCACCATCTGAAGTTAAATGCACATCAAGTTCTATCCCGTCAACACCCATTTCTATTGCTTTTTGAAACGAAATTAAGGTGTTTTCAGGAGCATAGCCTTTGGCGCCACGATGTCCAATTTTGAGCATTTTTCTTTTTTTGGTAAAGATAATCATAAAAAAAATGCCTTTATTTCTAAAGGCATTTAGATCAAAAATATTTTTTATTTAGTTCTTTAATTCTAATAAGACGAAAGTAAATTCAGAATCAACAGTAACTTTTCCATTGGTAACAACTACTTCTTTTCCAGAATAGGTGTCCCTTAGTTTTGTTCCATTGCTGAAAATAGAATCTACAGCAAGTTCTTTTTTACCTGTTGGCAAATCCAACCCAATGATTACTTTATCAATAAAACCATTTTTTGAATAGCTTCTGCTGAAGGTATAAGGTTGATTAGAGATTTCGCTATGAAAACCAGCTCCAATAGCGGGATGGTTTCTTCTGAATTGCCCTAATTTTTGCCAATGCAATAGTATTTTTTGTGTTTCTGGATTTGATTTAATAGCATCCCAGTTCATAAATGAACGTAAAGTAGCATCGCCTTGAGTTCCTTCAATGACTAAAGAACGCGCAGATTCATCACCATAATATACTTGAGAAATTCCTGGCGAAAGCAATAATTTCGTTCCGCTTTCAATGCTTTTAACACGTTTTGCATCAAAAGGTCCTCCATCATCATGAGAAGATAAATAGTTCAAAACACTAAATCCTTTTAATTCATTATTCAGTTTTGAAGAATATTTAGAGAAAATGGATTCGTAATCTTTTTGAGCATCCCATTTAAATTCAAAATTGATCATGTTATTGAATCCGTTCTCATAATAGTTTACTTTTCTGTCTCCAAAATCAAACCATTGTCCGGTACTAATACCATAATTATAAACTTCGGCAATAGTGTAAAAAGGATTATTGTCTAATACTTTAGATGGATTGTTCTTTTTCCAAGTTGCAAAAGCATAATCGCATTGTGTTTTAAAATCACCCCAAACACCTTCTTCCGTATGTTTTACTGTATCTGCTCTATAGCCATCAATTCCAAATTCGCTAATGTAATCTGTTAACCATTTTATGATGTAGTATTTAGGTGTTCTTGGGTAAGCTGTTCTTTTGAAAAAAGCGTCTAATGATGCCATTTCAGAATCATATCGGCCTTCTGATTTCCATTTTTCAGCTAAAAAAGTTGGAATTTCAACTTCCTGAGTGCTTTCTGTTTTTATATCTGGAAGGTTTTTTACCAAAGTACAAATCGTGGTATTTTCGAAATTATTGTAAGTGCAAGTAGGTCCAGTTCGAACCCAATCATTTGGCCAAACAGTATCCATTTCAGTAACCGGTCCTGTGTGATTGATGACACCGTCAAGCATGATTCTGATTCCTTTTGCATGCGCTTTTTCAACTAATTCAGCCAAATCTTTTTTAGTTCCAAAATTAGGATCTAAAGCAGACCAATCTCTAGCCCAATAGCCGTGAAAACCATAACTTAAACCAGTTCCTTCATCAACACCATCGTGAATTTGTTCCACAATTGGCGTAAGCCAAATTACATTGATTCCTAATTGCTCAAAATAACCATCATCGATTTTTTGAATGATTCCTTTGATGTCTCCTCCTTCAAAACCACGAAGTTTTCCCGTTGTTTTGTTTCTATTAAAATTAATGTCTTTAGAAGGATCTCCATTGTTAAAGCGATCCGTCATCAAGAAATATAAATTTGCTCCTTCCCATATAAAAGGGGCTTTATTCGTTTCTTTCATACTTATATTTTTAGTTGATGAACAACTGGATAATACTATTGATAGTGAAATCAATGTGTAAAGAAGGTTTTTTCTCATCGCGGTTCTGTTAATTATAATTGATTAGTATTGTATTCGTCTGGCCTTTTTTTGAAAGCACAGGGAATGCTATTGTTTTGTCAGTAATTGTATAGGCTATATTTTGGCCGTTACTACTTATGTTTTTTATTTTTTTATTCAAATTGTGAACTATAAAATTAATCTTTTTATCAGTTGATAGAAAGGATTTACCCGTTACTGTTTGAATAGTTAAAGTAAGTGTTTTTTCATTTGAATTGCTTGAGAATTTCAACAACTCAGATTCTCCTTTTTCAAATGCATTAGGAATTGTTCCATTATCGTTGTATAATTTTCCTTCACTTTTGGCTGTTTTTTCGTCATTGTAAAAATGCAAGTCAAAATTATCCAGACTGTATTTTGATGTGTTTTGTATGGTTTTTATCATTGGAATAAAGGCACCACCACGAACAAAAACGGGTATATGATCTTCGACAATAGCGATATTTGAAGTTGTTCCAGCTTCTTGTTTTTGATCAGTATAGAAATCAAACCAATTGTTGTTTTTTGGAAAATAAACAGGAATTTCTTTTAATCCAGGTTTTGTAATTGGAGTTATTAGGAAATCATTTCCCCACAAATACGTTTCACATACGGTTTGTAAGGCTTGATTTGTAGGTTCTTCAAATAGTAAAGGACGCATTAAAGGAGTTCCTTTTTGGTTGTTTTCAAAGGCCAATGTATAGTTGTAAGGCAACATTTGGTAACGCAATTCTATTTGTTTTTTCGCTTTTGCTTTTGTCTCAATATCTTTATAAACAGGCTCTGAAGCAACAGATTCGTCTGCGTGTGGGCGAAAAACAGGTTGGAAAACACCATATTGCAACCAACGAATATAAAGTTCATTGTCAAAATAATCACCGGCAAAACCGCCTAAATCAGAGTGCATATATCCAATTCCTTGCATTCCCATTTGTAACGCAATTTCGGTTTGCGATTGTAAGCCTTCCCAAGAACGGCTGATATCCCCTGACCAAGGAATAATTCCATACTGTTGAGAACCTGAATATCCAGAACGCATCAGGATAAAAGGGCGTTGATTTGGGAAATCTTTTTGGTATCCATTGGCTACTAATTTTGCCCAATTGTGTCCATAAATATTGTGAACTTCATCCGCTTTGCCTTTTGCAGTTATTGCTTCAGAAGGAAATGCTTCGGGCTCGCCTAAATCGCCCCAAAGACCACCAACTCCTTGATTGATTAAGTTTTTATAAATGTTCCAAAACCATTGTTTGCCTTCTGGTTTAAAAACATCTATAATTCCGGTATTTCCAAAATAGAAATCATATATAAAAGGCGCTCCATCTTTATTGACTGCCAAAACTTTTTTGTCAACAGCTTCTTTCCATTTACTTGAAGTTGTCAAAACGAAAGGTTCGGTTATCAAAACTGTTTTGATGTTTTTTGCATTCAAATCAGCAATCATTTTAGTTGGATCTGGGAAGTTGTCTTTGTCCCAATCTAAATTTCCTAATGTTCCTTGAATTGTTTTTCCAAACCAATATAAATCTATAATTATAGCATCAACAGGAATGCTATCATTTTGAAATTTTTGAATGGTTTTTCCAACTTCAGCTTGGTTGTGGTAACCAAATTTACTCGAGAAATTTCCAAAAGTCCATCGAGCGGGTAGTGGTTGTTTTCCAGTTAAATCGGTATAATTTGCAATTATGTCTGTCCAAGAATCTCCCGCTATTACTTGGTAGGTTTTGCGACCAGAAATGGTTTCGTAGGTTATTGTATTGTTCTTTTTGCTGTCTAAATCTAAGTAACCAATGGCAGGATTGTCAAAATGAATAGCATATATTTTTGAAGACATAACCATAGGAATGCAAAAATTTAATAATTCGGCTCTGTTTGAATATCCATATTGCGCACGATTATACAATTGCAAACGGTTGCCACGGCGATTCATTCCTAATACTCTTGATCCGCCACCATAAAGTGCTTCGGAATCATTTATATTGAAGTCTAAAGTCTCCATATTATCCGCCTTTGTGTATCCGTTTTTCTCTGAAAACAACTCTTTGTTTTTATAAGAATAGGATATTTTAAAAGGCGATTTTTCTATTGAAACAGTTATGCCTTTTGTTGTAAAAATCAAAAAATCTTTAGTGTCTTTTACTTTTGAATCTTTCGCTTTTGGAGTCAAAACAACCGCATGCGATTCGGGCTTGAAAGTTTCTCCTTTTGGAACAAAAGAAGTTTCAACTATTTTGTCAGAATACGGTTTTATCAAATAAACACCATCAGAGGTTTTTACTTCTAAAGTGCCGTTTGTTAATTTATGGCTTTTGTATTTCCTGTTTGCATTTTGCGCAAAGCAAAAAGTAGAAAGCAATACTATCAAGGTGAATTTTTTCATAGTATATTTTTAAATTAGTTCAATTCTAAAATATAAGCGGATTGACTATCAATAGTGATGTTGTCTTTTAAATCAATAGTTTTTTGAGTTAAAACCTCTTTACCCGTAGTGTAATTTTGAATGTTTTCTTGGAAACGATTCGTTTTTATGGTTTGAGTTTTATCACTGTTGTTGATGATAACCATCACTGTTTTTGTGTCCGTATATCTAAAATAAACATAAACATTGTCCTCCGGAATGTACTGTGTTGTTTTTCCAAAGTGTACAGCATCATTTGTTTTTCTCCATTGAAACAATTTTGAAGAAAAATCAAAAAATTGTTCTTGTTCAGCTGTTCTTCCGGTTTTAGTGAAGGCATTGTTTGTATCACCTTCCCAGCCTCCAGGAAAATCTAATCGAATGGCAGGATCACCTTCGTTTTTATTTCCAGCCATACTGATTTCTGAGCCATAATAGATTTGTGGAATTCCTCTAATGGTAGCAATCAGTGTCATTGCCATTTGGTATTTTTTAAAATCTTTTTGGTAGATTTCATTGAAACGATTGGTATCATGATTTTCTACAAAAGTCATGATGCTGTTTATATTTGGATATAGAAAATCATTAGCTAAATTCTCGTATATTTTGATTAAACCTTTATCCCAAGTCGCTTGATTTTCATTAAATACAGTCGCGGTAGATTCCATCAAGGTAAAGTCCATTACACTTGGTAAATAAGAATTGTAGTTTTGAATGGCCGCAATTTTGCTGTCTTTTTGCCAATAAGCCATTTGTGCTTGATCGTGCATCCAAACTTCCCCTACAATGTTGAAATTTGGGTATTCGTCAGTGATGGCTTTGGTCCATTCAGCAATTCCTTTTTTATCATTGTAGGAATAGGTGTCTACTCTGAAACCATCTAAATCAGCATATTCTATCCACCAAATTGCGTTTTGAGTTAAGTATTTTAGCAACAAAGGATTTGATTGATTTAAGTCTGGCATTGATTTTACAAACCATCCATCCATACACATTTTGGTATCAATTTTTGACGCATTAGGGTCAAATTGCGTAGTCATGTGGTAATTAGTCTGTGCGTAACCTGGAAATTGATGCAACCACTCATAAGTTGGTAAATCATTCATCATCCAGTGTGCTGCTCCCCAATGATTTGTTACATAATCCATGATAAGTTTCATGTCTTTTTTATGCAATTCAGTAGATAATCTCAGATAATCTTCATTTGTTCCATAACGAGGATCGATTTTGTACACATCTGATTGTCCGTACCCATGGTAGGAACCTCTACTGTCATTGTCTTCGCAAAGCGGTGTTGGCCAAAGTGCAGTTGCGCCTAATTCTTTGATGTAATCTAAATTTTTGATGATTCCTTCAATATCACCTCCGTGTCTAGATCCAGGATTCCTTCTATTTGCTTTTTCAACAACTGATTTTTCGCTGTCATTTTTAGGATTTCCGTTAGCAAAACGGTCAGGCATGATTAAATAAATCAAATCAGAAGCATCATAACTTTTGCGTTGAGCAGAATTTACTTTGCGTTTTTTCAAAGAATATTTTTGGGTAAAAGCTACTTTTTTATTTTTCGAAAAAGAGAAAACAAAATCTTGAGCTTCATTGTTTTTTGTGTCAATTGTTACAAAAATATAATTAGGATTTTCTGTCTTTTTTACTTCTTTGATCAGAATGTTATTTGAAACAGAAACATTGTTTTCTGCAATATTTTTTCCGTAAAATAAAATTTGCAGTTCGGGATTTTTCATTCCTGCATACCAAAATGGAGGTTCAACACGTTGAATTTGTGCGTTTGCATTTAAGGAGATTAGGAATAAGAATAAAAGAGTTATTTGGTTGAAATTTATATTCAAAAAAGAGCGGAATGTATTTGGCTTCATGATCAAATTATTTTTGTTTTACGTTGCTTGTTTACTTTTTTAAAAGATAAAAAAGATTCGAAAAATTAAACTCTTTGACAGTTGCCACAATCCAAGATTTTATTTTTTCGTACTGCTATCAATTAAACAATCCCAATAAAAATTGGGATTGTTTGGATTGCTTAGCGCCTTCAGGTTAATGATAGAATTTAACTACAAGTTCGTATCGATTACTTTTTAAACGGTAACTAAACTGTTTGGAGAAACAACAATTGTTTTTCCATTATTGACAATAGATAATTCTGTATCACCATCGATAGAGAATGTTGTTTCTTTATGTGAAATTGAAACTTTTAGAATTTGATTTCTAAAGTTAATTTTGAAAGAATATCCATCCCATTCTTTTGGAATTTTTGGAGAGAAGTGCAATGTGTTTTCTTTTACACGCATACCTCCAAAACCTTCTACAATACTCATCCAAGTTCCTGCCATAGATGTAATATGACATCCTTCCTCAACCTCTTTGTTGTAATCATCTAAATCTAGACGAGAAGTTCTTAAATAGAAAGTATAAGCCATTTCCATTTTGTCTAATAAAGCAGCTTGAATCGAGTGAACACATGGTGAAAGAGAACTTTCGTGAACAGTAAATGATTCGTAGAATTCAAAATTGTTTTTCAATTCTTCTTTCGAGAAATGATCTTCGAAGAAATAGAAGCATTGTAAAACATCTGCTTGTTTGATATATGGAGAACGTAAAATTCTGTCCCAAGACCATTTTTGATTGATTGGTCTTTGGCTTTTATCTAAATCAGCAACTCTCACTAATTGCTTGTCTAAGAAACCATCTTGTTGTAAGTATACATTATGTTCTTCAGAATATGGGAAGTACATATTGTCCGCTACTTTTTTCCAAGATTGTAATTCAGCATCTGAAATTTTTACTTTCTCCGTAATTCTTTTGTGGTCTGAAGGGTATTCAAGAGACACTTTTTGAATTTGTTCGTGCGTATAATCTAAACACCATTTAGCAATATAATTCGTGTAGAAATTATTGTTTACGTTGTTTTCATATTCATTAGGACCTGTAACTCCAAGGATTACATATTTATCTAAATTAGTAGAAAAATTAGCTCTTTGGTGCCAGAAACGCGCAATACCAATAAGTACTTCTAATCCTTTTTCAGGGATATAGCTGTAATCACCAGTATAACGGAAGTAGTTATAGATGGCAAAAGCAATAGCACCATTTCTATGGATTTCTTCAAAAGTAATTTCCCATTCGTTATGGCATTCTTCTCCATTCATGGTTACCATTGGATACAAAGCAGCGCCATTTGTAAAGCCTAATTTAGCAGCATTTTCAATTGCTTTGTCCAACTGATTGTAACGGTAAGTCAATAAATTTCGAGCTACTTGCTGATCTTTTGTTGCCATGTAAAATGGAATGCAATACGCTTCGGTATCCCAATAAGTAGATCCTCCGTATTTTTCTCCTGTGAAACCTTTTGGACCAATATTCAAACGAGAATCTTTACCAAGGTAGGTTTGATTTAATTGGAAAATATTGAAACGAATTCCTTGTTGTGCTTTTACATCACCATCAATAGTGATGTCTGACATTTCCCAGATTTTCGCCCAAGCTTCGATTTGCTCTTGTAATAATTGGTTGTATCCTTTTGATAAAACAGATTGAATCAATTTTTCGGCAGCAGTTTGAGTATTTTCGTGGTTTAAAGAAACGGTATAACCACCAATTTTTTGAATACTTGATTTTGCGCCTTTAGCGATAATAGTTCCGTAAGAAAATTGAATTTTATCTGAAAATGCATCGATAGATGATGGAGAAATATTTGTGTTTTCGCCATTTGACCAAATGCTGTTGTGCATAAAAGTAGTCACCTTGAAATGCGTTTTGAACGTTTGTGCAGTTACAAAAGCTTCATTTCCTGATTTTTTTACATCCAAAGGTTCCCAGAATTTCTCTTCCCAGTTTGCATCTTCATTGGTTACACCTGCATCAATATAAGGCTTGTAAATTACTTTTACATCTTTGTTCAAAGGTGTAATTTCATAGTTGATGTAACCTACTTCGTCTAAGTTTAAGGAAAGAAAACGACGAATATTTACAGCGATTTCAGTTCCGTTTTTCAAAGTAGCTTCAAAAGAACGGTTGTACCATCCTTCTTTCATATTTAATTCACGACGGAAGTTTTTCACTTCAGTACATGCATTTAAATCTAGTTCTTCACCATTGATTTCAATGTCAATCCCAATCCAGTTTGGCGCATTCAATACTTTAGCAAAATACTCAGGATATCCATTTTTCCACCAGCCT
Above is a window of Flavobacterium sp. 123 DNA encoding:
- a CDS encoding glycerophosphodiester phosphodiesterase family protein, with product MLKIGHRGAKGYAPENTLISFQKAIEMGVDGIELDVHLTSDGEIIVIHDETIDRTTDGKGLVNALSLHELKTVRIEKEYEIPTLKEVFDLVNKRCFINIELKGNQTAKPVVHLIENYILEQNWNYTDFLISSFDWNALEEIRLLNQNIPIGVLTEKNLELAISFAILVKATAIHPDFHLLTKENSAQIQALGLHVIPWTINETAAIQKIKSFNVNAIITDFPDRI
- a CDS encoding diphosphomevalonate/mevalonate 3,5-bisphosphate decarboxylase family protein, which encodes MIAATDFIPSKYSQTIESGNFQWSAPSNIALVKYWGKKDNQIPANPSVSFTLNTCKTITKLAFAKKINTGNFSFDLLFEGKPKEEFKPKIQKFLERIEIYMPFLKDYHFTIDTENTFPHSSGIASSASGMAALAMNLMSVEKALNPAMTDDYFYQKASLLARLGSGSACRSVKGSVVVWGNQANIEGSSDLFGVEYPYAIHDNFKQFQDTILLVDKGEKQVSSTVGHDLMHNHPFAERRFAQAHENLDTLIPIFESGNLEEFIKVVESEALTLHAMMMTSMPYFILMKPNTLQIINAIWKFRNETKTPVCFTLDAGANVHVLYPKSSQEKVLQFIKDELVGYCQNGQYICDEIGIGAIRN
- a CDS encoding NAD(P)/FAD-dependent oxidoreductase, translated to MNQNFDIIIVGGGAAGFFTAINIVEKNPKLKVAILERGAEVLSKVRVSGGGRCNVTHACFEPNELVKFYPRGEKELRGPFHQFCSGDTIEWFSNHGVALKIEEDGRMFPESNSSQTIIDCFLQASHKLGIEILTGQSVQSIFNPEVSGENFWKIETQNNNYVAEKLILATGSNPKIWEMLQTFGHAIVTPVPSLFTFNIKDSRIKELPGVAAQVAVKVKDTKLSSTGPLLITHWGMSGPAILKLSAWGARILHDKNYQFTIYVNWLNDLDKEDAEKLLKDLKLEHAKKAVSKKSPFDFPNRLWESLVLASGIEAETKWADLSKIQLQNLANQLTNGTFQVNGKSTFKEEFVTAGGIDLKEINFKTMESKLHENLYFAGEIMNIDAITGGFNFQNAWTSGFIVANAIA
- a CDS encoding mevalonate kinase, which gives rise to MKGPLFYSKILLFGEYGIIQDSKGLSIPYNFYNGALKREENPSPEAIESNGHLKRFVVYLENLQNEQPDLVTFDITALKNDVASGMFFDSSIPQGYGVGSSGALVAAIYDKYAQHKITVLENLTREKLLKLKTIFSQMESFFHGKSSGLDPLNSYLSIPILINSKDNIEATGIPTQSFDGKGAVFLLDSGIVGETAPMVNIFMENLKDKGFRTMLKTQFVKHTDACVENFLGGDMKSLFLNTKKLSKVVLSNFKPMIPEQFHGIWQKGIDTNDYYLKLCGSGGGGYILGFTEDLERAKTSLKDYKLEVVYQF
- a CDS encoding alpha-amylase family glycosyl hydrolase, yielding MKETNKAPFIWEGANLYFLMTDRFNNGDPSKDINFNRNKTTGKLRGFEGGDIKGIIQKIDDGYFEQLGINVIWLTPIVEQIHDGVDEGTGLSYGFHGYWARDWSALDPNFGTKKDLAELVEKAHAKGIRIMLDGVINHTGPVTEMDTVWPNDWVRTGPTCTYNNFENTTICTLVKNLPDIKTESTQEVEIPTFLAEKWKSEGRYDSEMASLDAFFKRTAYPRTPKYYIIKWLTDYISEFGIDGYRADTVKHTEEGVWGDFKTQCDYAFATWKKNNPSKVLDNNPFYTIAEVYNYGISTGQWFDFGDRKVNYYENGFNNMINFEFKWDAQKDYESIFSKYSSKLNNELKGFSVLNYLSSHDDGGPFDAKRVKSIESGTKLLLSPGISQVYYGDESARSLVIEGTQGDATLRSFMNWDAIKSNPETQKILLHWQKLGQFRRNHPAIGAGFHSEISNQPYTFSRSYSKNGFIDKVIIGLDLPTGKKELAVDSIFSNGTKLRDTYSGKEVVVTNGKVTVDSEFTFVLLELKN
- a CDS encoding TspO/MBR family protein is translated as MNKITRIILVVVVCLSIGYMSGVVTRSAITTWYPTLVKPSFNPPNWVFAPVWTLLYLMMGVAAGLVWDKINLDKEIVKKALFFFAIQLALNALWSYLFFGLHNPMLAGLEIIILWLMIYETQIQFAKINTIAGYLLVPYLAWVSFAAVLNGSIWWLNR